In Candidatus Omnitrophota bacterium, the genomic window ATCCGTGTCGGCGCGTTCGCTTTAGCCCATGCCGGGCTTTTTGTGGCGATATTCCAGCTCTCCAAGATCGTCCGGAACTCCGGCGGAGACCTGGGCGCCTGGATAGTGGTAATTTTAGGTAATCTTCTGGTTATCTGCCTGGAGGGATTGGTGGTGAGTATCCAGTCTTTAAGGCTGAATTATTACGAGTTCTTTTCAAAGTTTTTCTTAAGCGGCAAATACGTTTATAAGCCGTTGACGAATGACGCGGCTTAATAAAAACAACTTTTAAATTATCCCTGCGCCTATACGCGGCGGTGATTTCTGCGAAATCATCTTGCAGGCTACGGGATTAATTCGCGGACGGCCTTGGTGTAAATCCCAAGGCCTATGATTTACGTCGTAAAGAGCGTAGTTGAACGCTCCGTAAATCATCCGCTCATTAAGGAGGTCACATGAAGGCTGGAAAGGTCAAGGTTCTTTTGTTGGTATTGCTGTTATTGGTTGTCACTTTCTTTGCGGCTGATTGCGTGTTTGCGGCTGAAGGCGCGGTTACAGGCGATCCGTCGGTGGCCAGGTGGGCGTTCTTATCGGCAGCTATTGCCGCGGGGTTAGGTTCGATCGGCGCGGGATTGGCTGTCGCTTATGTAGGCGCCGCGGCTGTGGGCGCGATGAGCGAAAAACCGGAAGTCGCGGGCAAGGCCCTTATCTACGTTGGCCTCGCCGAAGGTATTGCCATTTACGGTTTGATCATCGCCATAATGATATTAGGCAAGATATAATGACTTTTTTCTGCATCGCGGATAAGGAAAGTTCGCTGGGCTTTAAACTGGCCGGCGTGCAGACCAGGCAGGTAAGCACCAGGTTGGATACCCTTGAGGCTCTCAGCGTTGCCCGGGCGACCAGGGATGTCGGGATCATCCTGATCACCGAAAAGGCGGCGTCTTTTGTCAAGGAAGAGATAGCCCAGCATATTACCCATGATCCCATACCTTTGGTGTTGGAGATCCCATCCCGCGGCGAGATCAAACCCCATAAGAGCGCCGGGGAATTGCTAAAAGAGCTGGTGGGGATCGGCGTATAACTATGGATAAAAAAATCCTGGATCAGGTTAATGGCGAGAACGCGGATATGATCTGCGCCAAGATCAGGCAGGACACCGAGAACGAGGTTAAGGGCCTGCTGGACAGGGCTTCTCGGGAGAAGGACGGCATGATCAAAAAGGCTGAAGCCGAGGCGCAGAAAAAGGCGAATGATATACGCAGGGAAGCGGATAAGGATATCGATAAGTCCAGGGAAAGGATAAATTCCACCTTGAACCTGGAAAAGAAGCGCCTGCTCCTGGAAGGTAAGAACAGGTTCGTCCAGTCTGTCTTCGGATCTGTGGCTGGGCTGGCGGAGAAGTTCCGGGAGCAGCCGGCGTATGCCGATTATCTGCAAAAATGGATCATTGAAGGGATAAGGGTGATCGAAAGCGATAAGGTGGATCTTTTTTATTCTTTCCGCGACGAGAATATCGTCAGCGACGTTTTTATCAGAAAGATAGAGAATATATGCAAAGATACGTTAAAGCAGAACGTGAGCATTAAGCCCTGTAAAGGCGATTTTACCGATATCGGCGTGATCGTTAATTCCCGGGACGCAAGGGTGATGTTCGACAACCGGTTTTCGGCAAGGTTGTCCCGGTCCTATGATCAAGTTTACATGGAATTATTAAAAGAGGTGTCCTTTGGCTAAGGTTGCGGGAAAGGTATTCAGGGTAAACGGCCCGGTCGTCGAGATCGAAGAGGTGTCCTTTTTAAGGATGCTGGATATGGTCGAGGTCGGCGAGCAGCATTTGATCGGGGAGGTAGTCAGGCTTAAAGAAGACCGCGCCTATCTTCAGGTCTATGAAGATACTACATCCATAAAAGCCGGAGATTTTGTTTACACGGAGGGTTATCCTCTTTACGTGGAGCTCGGCCCGGGTTTGATCGGAACGATCTACGACGGCATTCAAAGGCCGCTGGAGTTGATAAAAGAAAAACAAGGGGTTTATATAAGCCGCGGGGTGCACGTGACTCCGCTGGATAAACAGAGAAAATGGCAGTTTTTCCCCGCAGCTAAGGCCGGAGATACACTTAAAGGCGGGCAGCTTCTCGGCCTGGTGCAGGAAACGCTTTTGATCAAACATAAGATAATGGTTCCTCCTGATACAGGGGGGCAGGTAAAATGGATAGCCCCGGAAGGCGAATATTGCCTGGAGGATAAGATAGCTGTTATTGTTGACGCCGGGGTTGAAAAAGATATTTCCATGCTTCAGCGCTGGCCGGTAAGAAAACCCCGGCCGTACAAAGAAAGACTGCCTATTTCCGAACCATTGATCACCGGGCAGAGGGTTATTGATACTTTATTTCCCATTGGAAAGGGCGGATGTGTGGCAGTGCCCGGAGGGTTCGGGACAGGCAAGACCGTTATCCAGCACCAGCTGGCTAAATGGAGCGACGCCAATATAGTGATCTATGTCGGCTGCGGCGAACGGGGCAATGAAATGACCGACGTGCTTCTGCATTTTCCCAAGCTGATCGACCCGCGCACTCAAAGGCCGCTTCTGGAACGGACGATTTTCATCGCCAACACCTCGAACATGCCTGTGGCCGCCCGCGAGGCCTCAATATATACCGGGATCACCCTGGCGGAGTATTACAGGGATATGGGATATAACGTGGCGCTTATGGCGGATTCCACTTCCCGCTGGGCCGAGGCCTTAAGGGAACTTTCCGGCCGGTTGGAAGAGATGCCTCTGGAAGAGGGGTTCCCGGCATACCTGCCTTCGCGCCTCGCGGAATTCTACGAGCGCGCCGGAAAGATAAAGACTGCCGAGGATAAAGAAGGGTCCATTACCATTATAGCCGCGGTTTCCCCTCCGGGAGGGGATTTTTCAGAACCGGTAACTTCGCACACCAAAAGGTTCATCCGTTGTTTCTGGGCCCTGGACCGCGACCTGGCCAACGCAAGGCATTATCCGTCGATCAGCTGGATCGACAGTTATTCCGAATATCTCGACGACGTCAAGGATTGGTGGCATGCCAACATAGATAAAGAATGGCTTTCTTTAAGATACACGATCATGGATCTGCTCCAGAGAGAGCAGCGTTTGCAGCAGGTGGTAAAGCTGGTCGGCCCGGATGTGCTGCCGCAGGCCCAGAGGCTGGTTCTGGAAGTCTGTTTTGTCTTCCGCAATGCCTTCCTGCAGCAGGTATCTTATGACGCGGTTGACACCTTTTCGTCCGCCAGGAAACAGTTCCTGATGCTAAACGCGATACTGCATTTTTACCGCAAGTCCGAAGAGCTGATCAAAAAGGGGATCAATGTCCAGGAATTGAGGCAGGTCCCGGTGTACGAAGAGCTGCTGCGGATGAAGCAGAAATATACGGAGAACGAACTGGATAAGTTCGCGCAGCTAAAGGCGAATATCGACGAGTCCCTCGGAGAACTCGATTTCTAAAAAGGCGCATATATGAACGAACATAGCTTAAGGGAATACAAGGGATTGGATGAGGTGGTCGGCCCTATTTTCATCATCCGTAATATCCATAACGTCGGTTATAACGAGATGGTGGAGGTTGTGGATAAGGATGGAAAACACCGGCTGGGGGTGACCCTGGAAGTCGGCAAGGGCTACGCCGTGGTCCAGGTGCTGGGTGGGACCAGCGGGATATCTTTGTCAAACTGCAGGGTAAGGTTCAAGGAAGAGCCGCTTAAGGTCGGAGTTTCCGAAGAACTGTTAGGCCGGGTTTTTGACGGCCTGGGAAACCCTCTGGACGGCATGCCCAAACCGCTATATGAACATGCCCTGGATGTCAACGGCATGGCGATAAACCCCACTGCCCGCGAGTATCCGAATAATATCATTGAAACAGGGATCTCTTCGATCGATGTAATGAATACGCTGGTCCGCGGGCAGAAACTGCCGATATTCTCCGGCAGCGGCCTGCCGCACGACCTTATCGCCACCCAGATCGCCCGTCAGGCCAGGGTCAAGGATGAGGATTTCTGCGTAGTCTTCGCGGCTATGGGCGTAAAATACGATACCGCCCGTTTCTTTATCAAGAGTTTTGAGGAGTCAGGCGTTTTGGACCGGGTGGCTATATTTCTGAGCCTGGCGGACAGCCCTTCGATCGCCCGCCTATTGACCCCCAAGTTTGCCCTGACCTGCGCTGAATTCCTGGCCTTTGAAAAGAATAAGCATGTCCTGGTGATCATGACCGATATGTCTAATTACTGCGAGGCGTTAAGGGAATTGTCCACGATCCGAGGTGAGATCCCGGCGAGAAAAGGATACCCGGGTTATCTTTACAGCGATCTGGCCGGCCTTTATGAACGCGCAGGAATGATCAAGGGCTCCAGCGGCTCGATAACCCAGCTTCCTATATTGACCATGCCCAATGACGATATAACCCATCCGATTCCCGATCTTACCGGTTATATTACAGAGGGCCAGATCGTCCTGGAAAGGGAGCTGCACAGCCGGGGGATCTATCCGCCGGTCGCCGGGCTTCCTTCATTATCCCGATTGATGAAAGATAATATAGGCAATGGGCTTACCCGCGATGACCATCCTTCGCTGGCTTCTCAGCTTTTCGCTTTTTACGCGCACGTCAAAGACATCCGCGCACTGGCCTCGATCATCGGGGAAGAAGAGCTTACCCCGCTGGACCATCAATATATGAAGTTCGGCGATGAATTCGAAAAAAGGTTCCTTTCGCAGGGGTATTTTGAGCGGCGCACCCTCGAAGACGGCCTTGACCTGGGCTGGGATGTCCTTTCCCTTTTGCCTGAGGAAGAACTGGTGCGCATCAAGTCCGAGGACGTGAAGAACCACTATAAAAAGAGAAATGAAAGTTGATCTGGCGGCTACCAAGACTAATCTTTTAAAGACCAAGAAATCCCTTGCCCTCACCGAGGAAGGCTTTGACCTGCTGGATGAGAAAAGAAGGATATTGATGTCGGAGCTTACCGCCGTCATCGACAGCGTTGACCAGCGCCAGAAGGACGTGAATAACGCGTTAAAACAGGCGTACGATCTCCTGGATAAAGTGGTGGTCGGTACCGGCATGACGCGCTTGGAGGAGTTGAGCCTGGCTATCGACGTAAAGACCTCCCTGGATATCTCTCAGCGCAGGATCATGGGGGTGAGCGTTCCGGTGATCGAGCTTTATGTTAAGGATAATCCGCCGTATTACAGTTCTTATGACGTGAATATCTACGTGGATGAGGCGATCCAGAGGTTCAAATCTGTGCTGAAATTGCTGGCATTACTGGCGGAAAAAAAGATCACCTTGCTGCGTTTGGCTGAAGAGGCGCGCAAGACTATCCGCAAGGTCAATGCCCTGGAGAAAATATATCTTCCTTATTACCGCCAGACGCTCAAATCCATATCCGATCGTTTAGACGAGGAATCCCGGGAGGCGTTTTCAATGCTTAAACTTATTAAAAAAGAAAAGATGAGGCAATGATATGGCGATAACCAATATAGTTGTTTCCGTGGCAGGCGGGCCGGGTTCGGTTATGACCGCAAAATACGCGATAGCTCTGGCCAAGGTGCTTAATGCGGGATTAACCGCTATTTACGTGGTAGATGAGAAAGTCCTGCATGAGCTTTTGAAAAGCAGGATATTTGTGGAGGTGGAGGCCAGGGTATATGAACGCGACCTGGAGCAGCAGGGGAATGTGTTCCTGGAGAGGGTCAAGAAGATGTCGGAAACTAAATCGGTAAAATGCGAGGGTATCCTGTTAAAAGGGATGATCAGCGATGAAGTGACCAATAAGGCCAAGGAGTTGAACGCGGACATACTGGTTATGGGTGATATAAAGGAACCGGCTTCAAGGACTGATGTATATTATGATGAAGGCGAGAGGATCTTGCGCAAGGCCGGTTGTTCGGTTATAGTCGTGAAGGACCCGTCAGCCGTGGAAAGTTTTTATAAGGAGATATGAAATGAAATTGACCGAGTATTTAAGCAGCGATTCATGCATTATGGACCTTAAGTCTTCGACAAAAGAAGGCGCTATCCGCGAACTGGCCTCTGTCCTGGCGGCTACCGGAAAGGTGAATGACAATGAGGATTTCATCAAGCATATTATGGAGCGGGAAAAGTTGGGTTCTACCGGAATAGGCAACCGTATCGCCATACCTCATACGCCGACTAAATCCGTAGAAGGAATGGTTATGGCTTTCGGCCGTTCCCGGGGCGGTATCGATTTCCAATCATTGGACGGGCAGGAGGTCAATCTGGTTTTTCTGATGGGGACAAATCCGGATAACCTGAACGTTTACCTGAAGCTTTTAGCCACCCTTTCCAAACTGTTGAACGACCGGCTTTTTCGGGAGGAATTTATGTCCGCATCCAGCGCGGATCAGATAATCGGGCTATTCCGTAAATACGAAAAATAAGCGAAAAAAAACGGTTACCAAAAGGCCCCGGGCCTTACTTGTATTAGCAGAAGATGCAGTGAGCAAGTTATAGGCACATTGTAGTGCAAAATTAATCACGCAAGATTTGAACAGAGGTGTTCATTTTGGTCATTTTTGACCTTTATGGGCACCTTTTTTTATTGGGCCATGGTTTACAGAACCGTAATCTGCGGGGGAACGGCGTAAGTCATACGCGCGAATTATTGAGCACAGAACAAATCTAAACGGAGGGATAAATGGGAATTCGTAAAGAAGTGTTGTTAAGGATCAAGCCGGTAAAATTGGATAACGCGTCTTCTAAGAAAGTATCCGAATATTTCGGGGAGAACACTTTTAGCGTAAGTGTAATGGAAAAGGCCATTTCCCAAGAAACCTTCGGCGCGTTCAACCGCTGGATCTCTGAGGGCAAGGTCATAACCAAGGAACAGGCTAACGAAATCGCCGGGGCAATGATGAATTGGGCGATTGCCAAGGGCGCCAGTTACTATACCCATTGGTTCCAGCCGATGACCGGCCTTACTGCGGAAAAACATGATAGTTTCATATCCATTGCCGGACCCGGGAAGGTCATTGAGAAATTCTCCGGTTCGAAATTGATCCAGGGTGAACCCGACGCCTCCAGTTTTCCTTCCGGCGGGGTCCGTTCCACTTTTGAGGCCCGCGGTTATACCGCCTGGGACCCTTCAAGCCCGGCGTTCATAGCCGAAAGCAAATTAGGCAAGACTCTGTGTATCCCGACGATCTTTATTTCATATCACGGAGAGGCACTGGATAAAAAGCTTCCGCTTCTGCGATCCGATGAGGCCTTGAACCGCGCCGCGCTCAACCTGCTGCGGCTTTTCGGCCACAAAGGCGCCAAAAAAGTGTTCTCTACCTGCGGCCCGGAGCAGGAGTATTTCCTGATCGACAAAAATTATTATAATCTGCGCCCGGATTTGATCATGACCGGCCGCACCCTGATCGGCGCAGCTTCCCCCAAAGGCCAGCAGATGGAAGACCAGTATTTCGGGTCGATCAAGGAAAGAGTGCTTAATTTTATGTTCGAGGTCGCGCAGGAGGCGTATAAGCTGGGCATACCCCTGATGACCCGGCATAACGAAGTTGCTCCGCATCAGTATGAATTCGCCCCGATATTTGAGGAGTCGAACCTCGCCGCCGACCATAATCAGCTGGTTATGGAACTCTTGAAGAAAGTAGCCATCCGCCACGATATGGTCTGTTTATTGCATGAGAAGCCGTTCGCCGGGATCAACGGAAGCGGAAAACACCTTAACTGGTCTTTGGCCGATAATAACGGCAACAACCTTTTAAACCCCGGAGAAACCCCGGAAGCCAACTTGCAGTTTTTGGCTGTTCTGGTTGCGGTCCTGCGGGCCGTTCACAAGCATTCCGATCTTCTGCGTGCCAGCGTCGCACATTCAGGTAATGAACACCGTTTGGGGGCCAATGAAGCTCCTCCGGCGATCATCAGCGTATTCCTGGGCGAACAATTGACCGCTATACTCGATCAACTGGAGAAAGGGGTGAAGGCGTCAGCCTCCAAGGCGGACGTGATCAACCTGGGCGTGGGAAAGCTCCCGCAATTCAA contains:
- a CDS encoding ATP synthase subunit C, translated to MKAGKVKVLLLVLLLLVVTFFAADCVFAAEGAVTGDPSVARWAFLSAAIAAGLGSIGAGLAVAYVGAAAVGAMSEKPEVAGKALIYVGLAEGIAIYGLIIAIMILGKI
- a CDS encoding V-type ATP synthase subunit F; this translates as MTFFCIADKESSLGFKLAGVQTRQVSTRLDTLEALSVARATRDVGIILITEKAASFVKEEIAQHITHDPIPLVLEIPSRGEIKPHKSAGELLKELVGIGV
- a CDS encoding V-type ATP synthase subunit E; protein product: MDKKILDQVNGENADMICAKIRQDTENEVKGLLDRASREKDGMIKKAEAEAQKKANDIRREADKDIDKSRERINSTLNLEKKRLLLEGKNRFVQSVFGSVAGLAEKFREQPAYADYLQKWIIEGIRVIESDKVDLFYSFRDENIVSDVFIRKIENICKDTLKQNVSIKPCKGDFTDIGVIVNSRDARVMFDNRFSARLSRSYDQVYMELLKEVSFG
- a CDS encoding V-type ATP synthase subunit A; the protein is MAKVAGKVFRVNGPVVEIEEVSFLRMLDMVEVGEQHLIGEVVRLKEDRAYLQVYEDTTSIKAGDFVYTEGYPLYVELGPGLIGTIYDGIQRPLELIKEKQGVYISRGVHVTPLDKQRKWQFFPAAKAGDTLKGGQLLGLVQETLLIKHKIMVPPDTGGQVKWIAPEGEYCLEDKIAVIVDAGVEKDISMLQRWPVRKPRPYKERLPISEPLITGQRVIDTLFPIGKGGCVAVPGGFGTGKTVIQHQLAKWSDANIVIYVGCGERGNEMTDVLLHFPKLIDPRTQRPLLERTIFIANTSNMPVAAREASIYTGITLAEYYRDMGYNVALMADSTSRWAEALRELSGRLEEMPLEEGFPAYLPSRLAEFYERAGKIKTAEDKEGSITIIAAVSPPGGDFSEPVTSHTKRFIRCFWALDRDLANARHYPSISWIDSYSEYLDDVKDWWHANIDKEWLSLRYTIMDLLQREQRLQQVVKLVGPDVLPQAQRLVLEVCFVFRNAFLQQVSYDAVDTFSSARKQFLMLNAILHFYRKSEELIKKGINVQELRQVPVYEELLRMKQKYTENELDKFAQLKANIDESLGELDF
- a CDS encoding V-type ATP synthase subunit B — its product is MNEHSLREYKGLDEVVGPIFIIRNIHNVGYNEMVEVVDKDGKHRLGVTLEVGKGYAVVQVLGGTSGISLSNCRVRFKEEPLKVGVSEELLGRVFDGLGNPLDGMPKPLYEHALDVNGMAINPTAREYPNNIIETGISSIDVMNTLVRGQKLPIFSGSGLPHDLIATQIARQARVKDEDFCVVFAAMGVKYDTARFFIKSFEESGVLDRVAIFLSLADSPSIARLLTPKFALTCAEFLAFEKNKHVLVIMTDMSNYCEALRELSTIRGEIPARKGYPGYLYSDLAGLYERAGMIKGSSGSITQLPILTMPNDDITHPIPDLTGYITEGQIVLERELHSRGIYPPVAGLPSLSRLMKDNIGNGLTRDDHPSLASQLFAFYAHVKDIRALASIIGEEELTPLDHQYMKFGDEFEKRFLSQGYFERRTLEDGLDLGWDVLSLLPEEELVRIKSEDVKNHYKKRNES
- a CDS encoding V-type ATP synthase subunit D, which produces MKVDLAATKTNLLKTKKSLALTEEGFDLLDEKRRILMSELTAVIDSVDQRQKDVNNALKQAYDLLDKVVVGTGMTRLEELSLAIDVKTSLDISQRRIMGVSVPVIELYVKDNPPYYSSYDVNIYVDEAIQRFKSVLKLLALLAEKKITLLRLAEEARKTIRKVNALEKIYLPYYRQTLKSISDRLDEESREAFSMLKLIKKEKMRQ
- a CDS encoding universal stress protein — translated: MAITNIVVSVAGGPGSVMTAKYAIALAKVLNAGLTAIYVVDEKVLHELLKSRIFVEVEARVYERDLEQQGNVFLERVKKMSETKSVKCEGILLKGMISDEVTNKAKELNADILVMGDIKEPASRTDVYYDEGERILRKAGCSVIVVKDPSAVESFYKEI
- a CDS encoding PTS sugar transporter subunit IIA, with translation MKLTEYLSSDSCIMDLKSSTKEGAIRELASVLAATGKVNDNEDFIKHIMEREKLGSTGIGNRIAIPHTPTKSVEGMVMAFGRSRGGIDFQSLDGQEVNLVFLMGTNPDNLNVYLKLLATLSKLLNDRLFREEFMSASSADQIIGLFRKYEK
- a CDS encoding glutamine synthetase III codes for the protein MGIRKEVLLRIKPVKLDNASSKKVSEYFGENTFSVSVMEKAISQETFGAFNRWISEGKVITKEQANEIAGAMMNWAIAKGASYYTHWFQPMTGLTAEKHDSFISIAGPGKVIEKFSGSKLIQGEPDASSFPSGGVRSTFEARGYTAWDPSSPAFIAESKLGKTLCIPTIFISYHGEALDKKLPLLRSDEALNRAALNLLRLFGHKGAKKVFSTCGPEQEYFLIDKNYYNLRPDLIMTGRTLIGAASPKGQQMEDQYFGSIKERVLNFMFEVAQEAYKLGIPLMTRHNEVAPHQYEFAPIFEESNLAADHNQLVMELLKKVAIRHDMVCLLHEKPFAGINGSGKHLNWSLADNNGNNLLNPGETPEANLQFLAVLVAVLRAVHKHSDLLRASVAHSGNEHRLGANEAPPAIISVFLGEQLTAILDQLEKGVKASASKADVINLGVGKLPQFNKDTTDRNRTSPFAFTGNKFEFRAVGSSQNISTPIMVVNTIIAESLDYVAEKIKDASKSRDFNAAVLSVVSEVAKETKDIRFEGNNYSEEWLKEATKRKLPNIASTAEALKALIKKENIALFEKYKVLSKEEVVSRYHIWMEMYCKLIEIEVNALNELVNSSVVPPALEYEEMLADNLTKLVALKKQTGLKLDTRAFNDHKSHLSDVVAMIYYVRHNTGEMIEMLHKSESLAAEKKAEFFFDKIKPYMEHIRRHVDALERVVSDDNWVLPKYREMLFIK